One part of the Pithys albifrons albifrons isolate INPA30051 chromosome 21, PitAlb_v1, whole genome shotgun sequence genome encodes these proteins:
- the LOC139681628 gene encoding aldehyde dehydrogenase family 3 member A2-like, which translates to MERMQQVVGRARAAFNSGRSRSLEFRIQQLKALERMVQEKEKDILAALHADLHKGGPNAYSQEILGVLTELALVIEELPSWAAPQHVKKDLLTMRDEIFINPEPLGVVLVIGAWNYPFILVIMPLIGAIAAGNAVVVKPSEVSENTAQLVAELLPQYLDRELYPVVTGGVPETTELLTQRFDHILYTGNSAVGKIVMTAAAKHLTPVTLELGGKSPCYIDKDCDLAVACRRITWGKYMNCGQTCIAPDYILCDPSIQDKVVENIKATLQEFYGEDIKSSPDYERIVNKRHFKRVLSLLEGQKIAHGGEADEASCFIAPTILTDVSPESKVMEEEIFGPVLPIVTVKSVEEAIEFINRREKPLALYVFSNNKQVIRRVIAETSSGGMTGNDVIMHSVVPTLPFGGVGHSGMGAYRGKYTFKTFSHHRACLIKDLKMEAMNKLRYPPVSQKKVDLAKLFLLKHCQKCRVGQFISALLGAVKAMVGKILSPQ; encoded by the exons atGGAGAGGATGCAGCAGGTCGTTGGGAGGGCGAGAGCCGCCTTCAACTCGGGCCGGAGCCGCTCGCTGGAGTTCAGGATCCAGCAGCTGAAGGCCCTGGAGCGGATGgtgcaggagaaggagaaggataTCCTGGCAGCCCTCCATGCGGATCTGCACAAG GGTGGGCCCAATGCGTACAGCCAGGAGATCCTGGGTGTGCTGACAGAGCTGGCCCTGGTCATAGAGGAGCTGCCAtcctgggcagcccctcagCATGTGAAGAAGGACCTGCTGACAATGCGGGATGAGATCTTCATCAACCCTGAGCCACTGGGAGTGGTGCTGGTCATCGGGGCCTGGAACTACCCTTTTATCCTGGTCATTATGCCTCTGATCGGGGCCATCGCAGCAG GCAATGCTGTGGTGGTGAAGCCGTCGGAGGTGAGCGAGAACACGGCTCAGCTGGTGGCTGAGCTCCTCCCCCAGTACCTGGACCGG GAGCTGTACCCTGTGGTCACTGGAGGGGTTCCTGAGACAACAGAGCTGCTGACACAGAGGTTTGATCACATCCTCTACACTGGCAACTCTGCAGTGGGCAAAATCGTGATGACAGCAGCTGCCAAACACCTGACACCCGTCACCCTGGAGCTGGGTGGGAAGAGCCCCTGCTACATCGACAAGGATTGTGACCTGGCCGTCGCCTGCAG gcgGATAACATGGGGGAAGTACATGAACTGTGGGCAAACCTGCATCGCCCCAGACTACATCCTCTGTGACCCATCCATCCAGGACAAGGTGGTGGAGAACATCAAGGCAACTCTGCAG GAATTCTATGGGGAGGACATCAAGTCATCTCCAGATTATGAAAGGATCGTCAACAAGCGTCACTTCAAGAGGGTCCTGAGCCTGCTGGAAGGGCAGAAGATCGCTCACGGAGGAGAGGCTGATGAGGCCTCCTGCTTCATAG CACCGACCATCCTCACAGACGTTTCCCCGGAGTCAAAGGTGATGGAGGAGGAAATCTTTGGACCTGTCCTTCCCATTGTGACTGTAAAGAGTGTAGAGGAAGCCATTGAGTTCATCAACCGTCGGGAAAAGCCCCTTGCCCTGTATGTCTTCTCCAACAACAAGCAG GTGATCAGACGGGTGATAGCAGAGACCTCCAGTGGTGGCATGACAGGCAATGATGTCATCATGCACTCCGTGGTTCCGACTCTGCCTTTTGGTGGCGTGG GTCACAGTGGAATGGGTGCCTACCGTGGCAAGTACACCTTCAAGACCTTCTCCCACCACCGTGCCTGCTTGATCAAGGACCTGAAGATGGAGGCTATGAACAAACTGCGCTACCCACCTGTGAGCCAGAAGAAGGTGGATTTGGCCAAGCTCTTCCTCCTGAAGCACTGTCAGAAATGCCGAGTGGGGCAGTTCATTTCGgccctgctgggggctgtgAAAGCAATGGTGGGAAAG ATATTATCCCCGCAATGA